CTTTGTACGTCGAACACGTGATTGCCGCATGGCCGATTCAGCCTCAGAGACCTGGAGAATTGCACCGTAGCCCGCCTCTGGCTCGACTCCTTTCACGATATCGATCATTCCTGACAGGGCCTTTTTCGGTATGCCGGAAAGAAAACCGGCGTGACCGATCATCGACTTCTCCATCAACGCGTTGCAGGGACAAACGGTCACGCAGTGACCGCACGAGACGCAGCTCGATTCGCCGATCTTTGCGCCGCCGTCCCAGAGGACTCGAGGGTTTTCGTCCTCCCAGTTAATTGAAAGAGTCTCGTTGACTTCGACGTTCTGGCACGCCTCGACACATCGCCCGCATAGCAGACATTGATTGGGGTCATAGCGATAGAACGGATTGGACTCGTCAACTTCGAACGGCTTTGATTGAAACGGTATCTTCTGGTGCTCAACTTGCAGCATTTTGGTCGTGTTGTGAATGGTACAGTTGCCATTATTGTTGTCACAGACCGTGCAATACAGCATGTGATTGGCGAGAATCCTGTCGAACGCCTCGCGCTGCGCGGCAGTGGCAGCTTTTGTTTTCGTCAGTACCGTCATGCCGTCGACCACAATTTCGGCGCAGGCCCGAACAAGTTGGCCATTCACATCGACCATGCACGTGTCACAGGTTTGAAGTGGCCCGAGTTGCGAGTGATAACAAACCGCGGGAATCTCGATTCCCGCACGCTGAATCACATCAATCAGCCGTTCACCACTCGCTGCTTGTTGAATCTCACCATTGACCGTAATCGTGTTCATCTTTCATCGTCCTTTCGTGAATCGTCCGATTGCGGGACGCAGTTGGTTCGACATCGCTTGAGTTTGAACTTGGCTTCTTCGATCAAGAGCAACTGAGCTCTACGGGTCTCCCAAAGCAAGATCCCGCATCCCACAGTCAGCCCTCCCACACCTGTCGTGCCGGAAAGCAGACCTAAGGCCAATGCAAATGGCCTTAGGAATTCTTCTTGAGCAATAAAGAGAACAGCCCCCAACAAGGAGACCAGCGTTGCTGCAGAAAACGCACCGACCGCCACATACAA
This genomic interval from Schlesneria paludicola DSM 18645 contains the following:
- a CDS encoding DUF2721 domain-containing protein yields the protein MQFVDNNPFALLTFLVAPAILTNASSIMTLSTSNRFALAIDRAKAILAEITRNETTSDFQSDLRVEHLKMAEARVLVLVRALTSLYVAVGAFSAATLVSLLGAVLFIAQEEFLRPFALALGLLSGTTGVGGLTVGCGILLWETRRAQLLLIEEAKFKLKRCRTNCVPQSDDSRKDDER